A region from the Saccharomonospora azurea NA-128 genome encodes:
- a CDS encoding general stress protein, with protein MSDNPPISDPEVRPGEQVLATYERYTEAQRAVDYLSDNQFPVEDLRIVGSDLHLVEDITGRVTKGRAAAAGAAGGALFGLLLGLLVGLFTFGPVWLGLLLGGLIIGAIAGAVSGFLGHWATGGQRDFASVTGVTARRFDLLSADRSAPQARRLLAELR; from the coding sequence GTGAGCGACAACCCGCCGATCAGCGACCCGGAGGTTCGTCCGGGAGAGCAGGTGCTGGCCACCTACGAGCGCTACACCGAAGCTCAACGCGCGGTCGACTACCTCTCCGACAACCAGTTTCCGGTCGAGGACCTGCGCATCGTCGGCAGTGATCTGCACCTGGTCGAAGACATCACCGGGCGTGTCACCAAGGGGCGTGCCGCGGCAGCCGGTGCGGCCGGCGGTGCCCTGTTCGGGTTGCTGCTGGGCCTGCTCGTCGGGTTGTTCACCTTCGGGCCGGTGTGGCTCGGTCTCCTGCTGGGTGGCTTGATCATCGGCGCGATCGCCGGCGCGGTCTCCGGGTTCCTCGGGCACTGGGCGACGGGTGGGCAGCGAGACTTCGCCTCGGTCACCGGCGTGACGGCCCGCCGGTTCGACCTGCTGTCCGCCGATCGAAGCGCACCACAGGCGCGAAGGCTGCTGGCGGAACTGCGCTGA